The Serratia rhizosphaerae genome has a segment encoding these proteins:
- the flhB gene encoding flagellar biosynthesis protein FlhB, with protein sequence MAEESDLEKSEAPTPHRLEKARKEGQIPRSRELTSVLMLIAGLACLWLGGSNMARELSQMLAGGLHFDHAMVNNDKQMLRQLGTLLRQAVWALLPVLAGLVLVALTAPMLLGGLLFSAKSLKFDLKRLNPLSGLKRIFSSQVLAELLKGVLKALLVGWVTGLYLWHNWAAMLHLVTQQPLDAMANALQMVAFCGLLVVLGLVPMVAFDVFYQLWSHFKKLKMTKQDIRDEFKEQEGDPHVKGRIRQQQRAAARRRMMADVPKADVIVTNPTHYAVALQYNDKKMSAPKVLAKGAGEIALRIRELAGEHRIPLLEAPPLARALYRHSEIGQHIPTTLYAAVAEVLAWVYQLRRWQQEGGLIPKKPEHLPVPDALDFAGESNVDG encoded by the coding sequence GTGGCTGAAGAGAGCGATCTGGAAAAAAGCGAGGCTCCCACGCCCCATCGGTTGGAGAAAGCGCGGAAAGAGGGGCAGATCCCGCGCTCGCGCGAACTGACCTCGGTGCTGATGTTGATCGCGGGGCTGGCGTGTCTGTGGCTGGGGGGCAGCAATATGGCCCGGGAGCTGTCGCAGATGCTGGCCGGCGGCCTGCATTTCGATCACGCCATGGTGAATAACGATAAACAGATGCTGCGCCAGCTGGGCACGTTGCTGCGTCAGGCGGTGTGGGCGCTGTTGCCGGTGCTGGCGGGGCTGGTGCTGGTGGCGCTGACCGCGCCGATGCTGCTGGGAGGGCTGCTGTTCAGCGCCAAATCACTCAAGTTCGATCTCAAACGGCTGAACCCGCTGTCCGGCCTGAAACGCATCTTTTCCAGCCAGGTGCTGGCGGAACTGCTGAAGGGCGTGCTCAAGGCGCTGCTGGTGGGCTGGGTGACCGGTCTGTATCTGTGGCACAACTGGGCGGCGATGCTGCATCTGGTGACGCAGCAGCCGCTGGATGCGATGGCCAACGCGCTGCAGATGGTGGCGTTCTGCGGGCTGCTGGTGGTGCTTGGCCTGGTGCCGATGGTGGCGTTCGACGTGTTTTATCAGCTGTGGAGTCACTTCAAAAAGCTGAAGATGACCAAGCAGGATATTCGAGACGAGTTTAAGGAGCAGGAGGGCGACCCGCACGTGAAGGGGCGGATTCGCCAGCAGCAGCGCGCCGCCGCCCGCCGCCGCATGATGGCGGACGTGCCGAAGGCGGACGTGATCGTCACCAACCCGACGCACTACGCGGTGGCGCTGCAGTACAACGATAAAAAGATGAGCGCGCCGAAGGTGCTGGCTAAAGGCGCCGGCGAGATTGCGCTGCGCATCCGCGAGCTGGCGGGAGAACACCGTATCCCGCTGCTGGAGGCGCCGCCGCTGGCGCGCGCGCTGTACCGTCACAGCGAGATTGGCCAACATATTCCCACTACTCTGTACGCCGCGGTCGCCGAAGTGCTGGCCTGGGTATACCAGCTGCGCCGCTGGCAGCAGGAAGGCGGGCTGATCCCGAAAAAACCTGAACATTTACCGGTGCCGGACGCACTGGATTTTGCTGGAGAAAGTAACGTTGATGGCTAA
- the cheW gene encoding chemotaxis protein CheW, with protein sequence MAGLATVSKMAGETVGQEFLIFTLGNEEYGIDILKVQEIRGYDQVTRIANTPAFIKGVTNLRGVIVPIIDLRVKFAQQDVSYDENTVVIVLNLSQRVVGIVVDGVSDVLSLTAEQIRPAPEFAVTLATEYLTGLGALGERMLILVDIEKLLSSEEMSLVDSVVKSA encoded by the coding sequence ATGGCTGGATTGGCAACCGTCAGCAAAATGGCTGGCGAAACCGTAGGACAGGAGTTCCTGATTTTTACGCTGGGTAATGAAGAGTACGGCATCGATATTCTGAAAGTGCAAGAGATCCGTGGTTACGACCAGGTGACGCGCATCGCCAATACGCCGGCGTTTATTAAAGGGGTGACCAACCTGCGCGGCGTGATCGTACCGATTATTGATCTGCGGGTGAAGTTTGCCCAGCAGGATGTCTCTTATGACGAAAACACCGTGGTGATTGTGCTTAACCTCAGCCAGCGGGTCGTGGGCATTGTGGTGGACGGCGTGTCCGACGTACTGTCGCTGACCGCCGAACAGATCCGGCCGGCGCCGGAGTTTGCCGTCACGCTGGCGACCGAATACCTCACCGGTCTGGGGGCGCTGGGGGAACGGATGCTGATCCTGGTGGATATCGAAAAACTGCTGAGCAGCGAAGAGATGTCGCTGGTCGACAGCGTGGTGAAAAGCGCCTGA
- the cheY gene encoding chemotaxis response regulator CheY gives MADKNLRFLVVDDFSTMRRIVRNLLKELGFNNVEEAEDGADALAKLQPGGFDFVVSDWNMPNMDGLELLQAIRADGQLAKLPVLMVTAEAKKENIIAAAQAGASGYVVKPFTAATLEEKLNKIFEKLGM, from the coding sequence ATGGCAGATAAAAATCTCAGATTCCTCGTGGTGGACGACTTCTCAACCATGCGTCGCATCGTCAGGAACTTACTGAAAGAGCTGGGCTTCAATAATGTGGAAGAGGCAGAGGACGGCGCCGACGCGCTGGCTAAACTGCAGCCCGGCGGCTTTGACTTTGTGGTCTCCGACTGGAATATGCCGAATATGGACGGTCTGGAGCTGCTGCAGGCGATTCGCGCCGACGGGCAACTGGCGAAACTGCCGGTGCTGATGGTGACCGCCGAAGCCAAGAAAGAGAACATCATCGCGGCGGCGCAGGCCGGCGCCAGCGGCTATGTGGTGAAGCCGTTCACGGCGGCGACGCTGGAAGAGAAGCTCAATAAGATCTTTGAAAAACTGGGCATGTAA
- a CDS encoding methyl-accepting chemotaxis protein, translating to MFNRMKVVTSLLLVLVLFGALQLISGGLFFSSLKSDKENFTVLQTIRQQQSELNGSWVSLLQARNTLNRAGIRYMMDANKIGSGASVQDLLASARSALDEAQQRYAAYEKVPLGERQDRQAAEKLKQQYGILYGALSELIQLLDAGKINAFFDQPTQSYQDAFEQVYVAYLLKNGELYHDAVEASEHSYSSAIWTLASVLMVVLAVIVLVWTGIHHILVRPLNRIIEHIKHIAAGDLTRSIDVSSRNEMGVLAASLQHMQAELTNTVSGVRQGADAIYSGASEIAAGNNDLSSRTEQQAASLEETAASMEQLTATVKQNAENARQASQLALSASETAQKGGKVVADVVQTMHDIAGSSQKIADITGVIDGIAFQTNILALNAAVEAARAGEQGRGFAVVAGEVRNLAQRSAQAAKEIKGLIDDSVSRVDMGSVLVESAGETMGDIVNAVTRVTDIMGEIASASDEQSRGIDQVGQAVAEMDRVTQQNASLVEESASAAAALEEQVSLLTRSVAVFRLQDNGQKTFSAPAVGKSAAPIITPQKTSAGEMQDNWETF from the coding sequence ATGTTTAATCGTATGAAAGTCGTGACCAGCCTGCTGTTGGTGCTGGTGTTGTTTGGTGCGTTGCAGTTGATTTCCGGCGGGCTGTTCTTCTCCTCGCTCAAGAGCGATAAAGAAAACTTCACCGTATTGCAGACCATCCGACAGCAGCAGTCCGAACTGAACGGCAGCTGGGTAAGCCTGCTGCAGGCCCGTAATACGCTGAACCGCGCGGGCATTCGCTACATGATGGACGCCAATAAAATCGGCAGCGGCGCCAGCGTGCAGGATCTGCTGGCATCGGCTCGCAGCGCGCTTGACGAGGCGCAGCAGCGCTACGCCGCTTACGAAAAAGTCCCGCTTGGCGAGCGTCAGGACCGGCAGGCTGCTGAAAAGCTGAAACAGCAGTACGGCATTTTATACGGCGCGCTGTCGGAACTGATCCAACTGCTGGATGCCGGCAAAATCAACGCCTTCTTCGACCAGCCGACCCAAAGCTATCAGGATGCCTTCGAACAGGTTTATGTCGCTTATCTGCTGAAAAACGGCGAGCTGTACCACGACGCGGTGGAAGCCAGTGAGCATTCCTATAGCTCGGCGATCTGGACGCTGGCGAGCGTGCTGATGGTGGTGCTGGCGGTGATTGTGCTGGTGTGGACCGGCATTCACCATATTCTGGTGCGTCCGCTCAATCGCATTATCGAGCATATCAAACACATTGCTGCCGGCGATCTGACCCGGTCGATCGATGTCAGCAGCCGGAATGAGATGGGCGTGCTGGCCGCCAGTCTGCAGCATATGCAGGCGGAGTTGACCAACACCGTCAGCGGCGTGCGTCAGGGGGCGGATGCTATTTACAGCGGCGCGTCGGAAATTGCCGCCGGCAATAACGATCTCTCCTCCCGCACCGAACAGCAGGCGGCATCGCTGGAGGAAACCGCAGCCAGCATGGAACAGTTGACCGCCACGGTGAAACAGAATGCGGAAAATGCGCGCCAGGCCAGCCAGCTGGCGCTGAGCGCCTCTGAAACCGCGCAGAAGGGCGGCAAGGTGGTGGCCGACGTGGTGCAGACCATGCACGATATCGCCGGCAGTTCGCAGAAAATCGCCGACATTACCGGCGTTATCGACGGTATTGCCTTCCAGACCAATATTTTGGCGCTTAACGCGGCGGTAGAGGCGGCGCGCGCCGGTGAGCAGGGGCGCGGTTTCGCCGTGGTGGCCGGCGAAGTGCGCAACCTGGCGCAGCGCAGCGCGCAGGCGGCGAAAGAGATTAAAGGGTTGATTGACGACTCGGTCAGCCGTGTCGATATGGGATCGGTACTGGTGGAAAGCGCCGGTGAAACCATGGGCGATATCGTCAATGCGGTGACGCGCGTCACCGACATCATGGGAGAAATCGCCTCCGCGTCCGATGAGCAGAGTCGCGGTATCGACCAGGTCGGCCAGGCGGTGGCGGAGATGGACCGCGTGACGCAGCAGAATGCCTCGCTGGTGGAGGAATCGGCCTCTGCGGCCGCGGCGCTGGAGGAGCAGGTCAGCCTGCTGACGCGATCCGTGGCGGTGTTCCGTCTGCAGGACAACGGTCAGAAGACCTTCAGCGCGCCGGCGGTCGGCAAATCGGCGGCTCCGATCATCACGCCGCAGAAAACCAGCGCCGGCGAGATGCAGGATAACTGGGAAACGTTCTGA
- the cheZ gene encoding protein phosphatase CheZ, which translates to MTNIPMPASDAASAGEIIARIGQLTRMLRDSMRELGLDQAIAQAAEAIPDARDRLDYVVTMTAQAAERALNCVEAAQPRQAALETGATALQARWDTWFANPIELADARVLVSDTRQYLAQVPEHTAFTNAQLLEIMMAQDFQDLTGQVIKRMMSVVQEIEKQLLMVLMENIPEQPVKEKRPNDSLLNGPQLDQNGVGVIANQEQVDDLLDSLGF; encoded by the coding sequence ATGACAAATATTCCGATGCCTGCCAGCGATGCGGCAAGCGCGGGGGAAATTATCGCCCGTATCGGCCAGCTGACGCGGATGCTGCGCGACAGCATGCGCGAGCTGGGGCTTGACCAGGCTATCGCCCAGGCGGCGGAGGCGATACCGGATGCGCGCGACCGGCTGGACTATGTCGTGACCATGACGGCGCAGGCAGCGGAACGCGCCCTGAACTGCGTTGAAGCGGCGCAACCGCGTCAGGCAGCGCTGGAAACGGGGGCAACGGCGCTGCAGGCGCGTTGGGATACGTGGTTCGCCAACCCTATCGAACTGGCGGATGCGCGCGTGCTGGTCAGCGATACCCGCCAATACCTGGCGCAGGTGCCGGAGCACACCGCCTTTACCAACGCGCAACTGTTGGAAATCATGATGGCGCAGGATTTCCAGGATCTGACCGGGCAGGTGATCAAACGCATGATGAGCGTGGTACAGGAGATTGAAAAACAGCTGCTGATGGTGCTGATGGAGAATATTCCGGAGCAGCCGGTCAAAGAGAAGCGTCCCAATGACAGTTTGCTCAACGGCCCGCAGCTCGATCAAAACGGCGTCGGCGTGATCGCCAATCAGGAGCAGGTGGATGACCTGCTCGACAGCCTCGGTTTCTGA
- a CDS encoding protein-glutamate methylesterase/protein-glutamine glutaminase, with protein MSKIRVLSVDDSALMRQLMCEIVNNHADMEMVATAPDPLVARDLIKKFNPQVLTLDVEMPRMDGLEFLEKLMRLRPMPVVMVSSLTGKGSEITLRALELGAIDFVTKPQLGIREGMLAYSELIAEKIRTAARARLPSRTRAAAPPILSHTPLLSSEKLIAIGASTGGTEAIRQVLQPLPATSPALLITQHMPPGFTRSFAERLNKLCQITVKEAEDGERVLPGHAYIAPGDRHLELARSGANYQVKLHDGPPVNRHRPAVDVLFRSVAQFAGRNAVGVILTGMGNDGAAGMLEMHRAGAYTLAQDEASCVVFGMPREAIAGGGVSEVVELERMSQRMLAQIAGGQALRI; from the coding sequence ATGAGTAAAATCAGAGTGTTAAGTGTAGACGATTCTGCCCTGATGCGGCAGCTGATGTGTGAAATCGTCAACAACCACGCGGATATGGAGATGGTGGCGACCGCGCCGGATCCGCTGGTGGCGCGCGATCTCATTAAAAAATTCAATCCGCAGGTGCTGACGCTGGACGTTGAAATGCCGCGTATGGACGGGCTGGAGTTTCTTGAAAAGCTGATGCGCCTGCGGCCGATGCCGGTGGTGATGGTGTCGTCGCTGACCGGTAAAGGTTCGGAGATTACGCTGCGGGCGCTGGAGCTGGGGGCGATTGACTTCGTCACCAAGCCGCAGTTGGGCATCCGCGAAGGCATGCTGGCGTACAGCGAGCTGATTGCCGAAAAGATCCGTACCGCCGCCCGAGCGCGCTTGCCGTCGCGTACGCGCGCCGCCGCGCCGCCGATCCTCAGTCATACGCCGCTGCTCAGCAGCGAAAAGCTGATCGCTATCGGCGCCTCCACCGGCGGCACCGAAGCGATTCGTCAGGTGCTGCAGCCGTTGCCGGCCACCAGTCCGGCGCTGCTGATCACGCAGCATATGCCGCCGGGGTTCACCCGCTCCTTTGCCGAGCGCCTGAACAAACTGTGTCAAATCACGGTGAAAGAGGCGGAGGACGGCGAGCGTGTGCTGCCGGGGCATGCCTACATCGCGCCGGGGGATCGCCACCTGGAACTGGCGCGCAGCGGCGCCAACTATCAGGTGAAACTGCATGACGGGCCGCCGGTCAACCGGCATCGGCCGGCGGTGGACGTGCTGTTCCGTTCGGTGGCGCAGTTCGCCGGCCGCAATGCGGTCGGAGTGATCCTGACCGGCATGGGGAACGACGGTGCCGCCGGCATGCTGGAGATGCACCGCGCCGGCGCCTATACCCTGGCGCAGGATGAGGCCAGTTGCGTGGTGTTCGGCATGCCGCGCGAGGCCATCGCCGGCGGTGGCGTCAGCGAGGTGGTGGAACTGGAGCGGATGAGCCAGCGCATGCTGGCGCAAATTGCCGGGGGGCAGGCGCTGCGCATCTGA
- the flhA gene encoding flagellar biosynthesis protein FlhA produces MANLASLLRLPGNFKDTQWQVLAGPVLILLILSMMVLPLPSFILDLLFTFNIALSIMVLLVAMFTQRTLEFAAFPTILLFSTLLRLSLNVASTRIILMEGHTGSAAAGRVVEAFGHFLVGGNFAIGIVVFIILVLINFMVITKGAGRIAEVGARFVLDGMPGKQMAIDADLNAGLIGEEEAKKRRAEVTQEADFYGSMDGASKFVRGDAIAGLMIMVLNVVGGLLVGVVQHGMPLGAAAESYTLLTIGDGLVAQIPALVISTAAGVIVTRVATDQDVGEQMVGQLFNNPRVMLLSAGVLGLLGLVPGMPNLVFLLFTAGLLGLAWWLRGREQQAPRQAEAPAAPQDNPQALEASWSDVQLEDPLGMEVGYRLIPMVDFQQDGELLGRIRSIRKKFAQEMGYLPPVVHIRDNLELPPARYRILMKGVEIGSGEAHPGRWLAINPGNAAGELPGEKTIDPAFGLEAVWIDSALREQAQIQGFTVVEASTVVATHLNHLIGQFASELFGRQETQQLLDRVTQDMPKLTEDFVPGVVSLTTLHKVLQNLLAERISIRDMRTIIETLVEHAPTQSDPYELTAAVRVALGRAITQQWFPGNGEIQVIGLDTQLEHLLLQALQNGGGLEPGLAERLLEQAQQALQRQEMHSAPPVLLVNHALRPLLSRFLRRSLPQLVVLSNLEINDERQIRMTATIGGV; encoded by the coding sequence ATGGCTAATTTGGCCTCCCTGCTTCGTTTGCCGGGGAATTTTAAAGATACGCAGTGGCAGGTGCTCGCCGGCCCGGTGTTGATTCTGTTGATTCTGTCGATGATGGTGCTGCCGCTGCCGTCGTTTATCCTCGATCTGCTGTTCACCTTCAATATCGCACTGTCGATTATGGTGCTGTTGGTGGCGATGTTTACCCAGCGCACGCTGGAGTTCGCCGCATTTCCCACCATTTTGCTGTTCTCGACCCTGCTGCGCCTGTCGCTGAACGTGGCCTCGACCCGCATCATTCTGATGGAAGGGCATACCGGCTCCGCCGCGGCGGGGCGGGTGGTAGAGGCTTTCGGTCATTTTCTGGTCGGCGGCAACTTCGCCATCGGCATCGTGGTGTTTATCATCCTGGTGTTGATCAACTTTATGGTGATCACCAAGGGGGCCGGGCGGATTGCCGAAGTGGGCGCGCGTTTTGTGCTTGACGGTATGCCGGGCAAGCAGATGGCGATCGACGCCGACCTGAACGCCGGCCTGATTGGTGAAGAAGAGGCGAAAAAACGCCGCGCCGAGGTAACGCAGGAGGCAGATTTCTACGGCTCGATGGACGGCGCCAGTAAATTTGTGCGCGGCGATGCGATTGCCGGCCTGATGATTATGGTGCTGAACGTGGTCGGCGGCCTGTTGGTCGGCGTGGTGCAGCACGGCATGCCGCTGGGCGCGGCGGCGGAGAGCTACACACTGCTGACCATCGGCGACGGGCTGGTGGCGCAGATCCCGGCGCTGGTGATCTCTACCGCCGCAGGCGTGATCGTCACCCGCGTGGCGACCGATCAGGACGTTGGCGAGCAGATGGTCGGCCAGCTGTTCAACAACCCGCGCGTGATGCTGCTCAGCGCCGGGGTGCTGGGGCTGTTGGGGCTGGTGCCGGGCATGCCGAATCTGGTGTTCCTGCTGTTTACCGCCGGGCTGCTGGGGCTGGCCTGGTGGCTGCGCGGCCGTGAGCAGCAGGCGCCGCGTCAGGCGGAAGCACCAGCCGCGCCGCAGGATAACCCGCAGGCGCTGGAGGCCAGCTGGTCGGACGTTCAGTTGGAAGATCCGCTGGGCATGGAAGTGGGCTATCGGCTGATCCCGATGGTGGACTTCCAGCAGGATGGTGAGCTGCTGGGGCGTATCCGCAGCATCCGCAAAAAATTCGCCCAGGAGATGGGCTACCTGCCGCCGGTGGTGCATATCCGCGACAATCTTGAGCTGCCGCCGGCCCGCTACCGTATTCTGATGAAGGGTGTGGAAATCGGCAGCGGTGAAGCGCATCCGGGGCGTTGGCTGGCGATTAATCCCGGCAATGCGGCGGGAGAGTTGCCCGGCGAGAAAACCATCGATCCGGCCTTTGGTCTGGAGGCGGTGTGGATCGACAGCGCGCTGCGTGAGCAGGCGCAGATTCAGGGCTTCACGGTGGTGGAGGCCAGCACCGTGGTGGCGACCCATCTGAATCATCTGATCGGCCAGTTCGCCAGTGAGCTGTTTGGCCGTCAGGAAACGCAGCAACTGCTGGACCGCGTGACGCAGGATATGCCGAAGCTGACCGAAGACTTTGTACCCGGCGTGGTCTCGCTGACCACGTTGCACAAGGTGCTGCAAAATCTGCTGGCGGAACGCATTTCGATTCGTGATATGCGCACCATTATTGAAACGCTGGTGGAACATGCGCCGACGCAGAGCGACCCGTATGAACTGACCGCTGCGGTGCGTGTAGCGCTGGGGCGGGCGATCACCCAGCAGTGGTTCCCGGGCAACGGTGAAATTCAGGTGATTGGTCTGGATACCCAGCTGGAGCACCTGCTGTTGCAGGCGCTGCAGAATGGCGGCGGGCTGGAGCCGGGGCTGGCCGAACGCCTGTTGGAACAGGCGCAGCAGGCGCTGCAGCGTCAGGAGATGCACAGCGCGCCGCCGGTGTTGCTGGTCAATCACGCGCTGCGGCCGCTGCTGTCGCGCTTCCTGCGCCGCAGCTTGCCGCAGCTGGTGGTGCTGTCGAATCTGGAAATCAATGATGAGCGCCAAATCCGCATGACCGCCACCATCGGCGGCGTCTGA
- a CDS encoding methyl-accepting chemotaxis protein, with the protein MFNRIRISISLYLLMFCFCLMQLISTGLSFSAFRADSRSFEAITQGSQQRDVLTMSRIALLQARNSLNRAGTRTALQIPPEQVTPVMDDARRSLQSAERDFRRFQTLAPDGERERNLALRYQRLHAALLELSGFLASGNLQAFMDQPTQQIQAQFEREFTHYLQQLSGETAQAQQANQRAYALGGWMLTGAVLMLFVVAGCAIWWQQTVLLGPLNTMRRHFERIAAGDLATPVEVKGNNEISALFAGLRQMQQSLTNTVGAVQNGTEAMLIGLQEIAEGNNDLSSRTEQQAASLEETASSMEQFTSTVKQNADNARQATQLARDASAIAAKGGELAGDVVNTMHAIARSSQKIGAITGVIDGIAFQTNILALNAAVEAARAGEQGRGFAVVAGEVRSLAQRSAQAAQEIKGLIDESVERVQQGSTLVEHSGDTMQDIVRSVTRVTNIMGEIASASDEQSRGIEQVTQAVTQMDQVTQQNAALVEEAASAARGLEEQAIALADAVSVFRLADEHVSASPSDRLHRQKETPDCQTL; encoded by the coding sequence GTGTTTAACCGAATCCGTATTTCCATCAGCCTGTATCTGCTGATGTTCTGTTTTTGTCTGATGCAGCTGATCAGCACCGGCTTGTCGTTTAGCGCCTTCCGCGCCGACAGCCGCAGCTTTGAGGCGATCACGCAGGGGAGCCAGCAGCGCGACGTACTGACGATGAGCCGGATTGCGCTGCTGCAGGCGCGCAATAGCCTGAACCGCGCCGGCACCCGCACGGCGTTGCAGATACCACCGGAGCAGGTGACCCCTGTGATGGACGACGCCCGCCGTTCGCTGCAGAGCGCCGAGCGGGATTTCAGGCGGTTTCAGACGCTTGCGCCTGACGGCGAGCGGGAGCGCAACCTGGCGCTCCGCTACCAGCGGCTGCACGCAGCGCTGCTGGAGCTGAGCGGTTTTCTGGCAAGCGGTAACCTGCAGGCGTTTATGGATCAGCCCACGCAGCAAATACAGGCGCAGTTTGAACGGGAATTCACGCACTACCTGCAGCAGCTGAGCGGCGAGACAGCGCAGGCGCAGCAGGCCAATCAGCGGGCCTACGCCCTGGGCGGCTGGATGCTGACGGGGGCTGTGCTGATGCTGTTCGTCGTCGCCGGCTGCGCGATCTGGTGGCAGCAAACCGTACTGCTGGGGCCGCTGAATACCATGCGGCGCCATTTTGAACGCATTGCCGCCGGCGATCTGGCGACGCCGGTCGAGGTGAAAGGCAACAATGAGATCAGCGCGCTATTCGCCGGACTGCGGCAGATGCAGCAGTCATTGACCAACACTGTCGGCGCGGTACAGAACGGAACGGAAGCCATGCTGATCGGGTTGCAGGAGATTGCGGAGGGCAATAACGATCTCTCCTCCCGTACCGAGCAGCAGGCCGCCTCGCTGGAAGAAACCGCCTCCAGCATGGAGCAGTTCACCTCAACGGTGAAGCAGAATGCCGACAACGCGCGGCAGGCCACGCAGCTGGCGCGCGACGCCTCGGCCATCGCCGCCAAAGGCGGCGAGCTGGCCGGCGATGTGGTCAACACCATGCACGCCATCGCCAGAAGTTCGCAGAAGATCGGCGCCATTACCGGCGTGATCGATGGTATTGCCTTTCAGACCAATATTCTGGCGCTTAACGCGGCGGTGGAGGCGGCACGTGCCGGCGAACAGGGGCGCGGTTTCGCCGTGGTGGCCGGCGAGGTGCGCAGTCTGGCGCAGCGCAGCGCGCAGGCGGCACAGGAAATTAAAGGCCTGATTGATGAGTCTGTCGAGCGGGTGCAACAGGGGTCGACGCTGGTGGAACACTCCGGCGACACCATGCAGGACATTGTACGGTCGGTGACGCGGGTCACCAATATCATGGGGGAAATCGCCTCCGCATCCGATGAGCAAAGCCGAGGAATTGAACAGGTGACGCAGGCGGTAACGCAAATGGATCAGGTTACGCAGCAAAACGCGGCGCTGGTGGAAGAGGCCGCCTCTGCCGCCCGCGGACTGGAGGAGCAGGCGATTGCCCTGGCGGATGCGGTGTCGGTATTTCGCCTGGCGGACGAGCATGTCAGCGCGTCGCCCTCAGATCGTTTACACAGGCAAAAGGAGACGCCAGATTGTCAAACCCTATAA
- a CDS encoding flagellar protein FlhE: MRRLWLLLWLFVVPAVQAASGSWAADALGATLSHGGVSEQSPALRPPNVLTSDKARIVSVSWRYLLTSPPPAGLQVQLCMAGRCVPLAGASGTTLALQGAPAASELRFSYVVQTRGALFPPLRVLSNQVIVNYQ; the protein is encoded by the coding sequence ATGAGGCGTCTGTGGCTACTGCTGTGGCTGTTTGTCGTTCCTGCGGTGCAGGCGGCTTCCGGCTCCTGGGCGGCCGATGCGCTGGGGGCGACGTTGAGCCATGGCGGCGTCAGCGAGCAATCGCCCGCGCTGCGGCCGCCGAATGTTTTAACGAGCGATAAGGCGCGCATCGTCAGCGTCAGCTGGCGTTATCTGCTGACATCACCGCCGCCGGCCGGTCTGCAGGTGCAGCTGTGCATGGCGGGGCGTTGCGTACCGCTTGCGGGCGCCAGCGGTACTACGCTGGCGCTGCAGGGGGCGCCGGCGGCCAGCGAGCTGCGCTTCAGCTATGTTGTGCAGACGCGCGGCGCGCTGTTTCCTCCGCTGCGGGTGCTTAGCAACCAGGTGATTGTCAATTATCAGTAA
- the cheR gene encoding protein-glutamate O-methyltransferase CheR, translating into MKPLPHGAATPLVQMAQRLPLSDVHFRRISQLIYQRAGIVLAEHKREMVYNRLVRRLRLLGINDFGSYLAQLEGDVNSAEWQAFINALTTNLTAFFREAHHFPILAEHARSRPDGYSVWSTAASTGEEPYSIAITLSETLGRRGGGFQVWASDIDTQVLEKAQAGIYRHEDLRTLTTGQLQRYFLRGTGPHQGLVRIRPELAAQVHFQPLNLLAPQWDLPGQFDAIFCRNVMIYFDKATQEKILRRFVPLLKPGGLMFAGHSENFSQISQDFYLRGQTVYGLTKER; encoded by the coding sequence ATGAAGCCGTTACCCCACGGCGCAGCGACGCCTCTGGTACAGATGGCGCAGCGCCTGCCGCTGTCCGACGTGCATTTTCGCCGTATCAGCCAGCTGATTTATCAGCGTGCCGGCATCGTGCTGGCGGAGCATAAACGAGAAATGGTGTACAACCGCCTGGTGCGCCGTCTGCGCCTGCTGGGCATTAATGATTTCGGCAGTTATCTGGCGCAGTTGGAGGGTGACGTCAACAGTGCCGAATGGCAGGCGTTTATCAATGCGTTGACCACCAACCTGACGGCGTTTTTCCGTGAGGCGCACCACTTCCCGATCCTGGCTGAACATGCCCGTTCGCGCCCGGACGGCTACAGCGTCTGGAGCACCGCCGCCTCGACCGGCGAAGAGCCGTATTCCATCGCCATCACCCTGAGCGAAACGTTGGGGCGGCGGGGCGGCGGTTTCCAGGTCTGGGCCAGTGATATTGATACGCAGGTGCTGGAGAAGGCGCAGGCGGGCATCTACCGGCACGAAGATCTGCGCACGCTGACGACGGGACAGCTGCAGCGCTACTTTTTACGCGGCACCGGGCCGCATCAGGGGCTGGTGCGTATCCGGCCGGAGCTGGCAGCGCAGGTGCATTTCCAGCCGTTGAACCTGCTGGCGCCGCAGTGGGATCTGCCGGGGCAGTTTGACGCCATCTTTTGCCGCAACGTGATGATCTATTTCGATAAGGCGACGCAGGAAAAGATTCTGCGTCGGTTTGTTCCCCTACTGAAGCCAGGCGGGCTGATGTTTGCCGGTCATTCCGAAAACTTCAGCCAGATTAGCCAGGATTTCTACTTGCGCGGGCAGACCGTGTATGGCCTGACCAAGGAGAGGTAA